tgttagaaattaattgttttgataGTTATCATCAATTTGTTATGcccattacttttatttttgtaaaacaaatgtCTCGTATGCCGGTCTGACCACCAGGCATCAGTAAATCTGAGAGGTATCAGAAAAGTTTTAGATTATTAGCTCACAGGAAATTTACGAATGGTTTGAAATAAAGACTTTGACTATAATAGTCTCAGGCGGTTCTTGGTAATTTCCAAATCTAATAGGAATTGAAATATACATTTgctatggatattttttattactaggtttatttctttattttttcaggtCCGTCCAAAATTACTTGGAGGTGGGAAGAATTAGAAAATCTACCTCCtggcgattttgaaaatttaatcaGTAGCATACCATCTGATAACGAATCAGAGGTGTCTTCCGTTACCGAAGATGATATTTGTGACGGTGAggacattttggatattatggCAATGGACGTTGATATATTAGATGATGTCGAGGAACAGCAAGATATACCTGCAGCTGTAGTTATACCGAACTATGAATGGGAATCTGAAGATGAGGTTCCTTTGGCGCAATTACAGTTACAGCTTAGAAATATTACAATACAGTGGACAAAGCAGACAACATATTGTACACAGGTTGACCCATTTACTGAAAATACTGGACCCGTTATACCACAAGATCTAGAAAGTCCTactgatatttttttgcattggTTTACGTTGGATCTGatcgaaaaaattgtattcCAAACTAACCTTTATGCCGTTCAAAACAAGCTGGCAATTGTAGTTCATTTTTGCCAACGACTTCAGCTGAAATAAAAGTGTTCCTTGGTCTGAACCTTCTGATGGGATTAAAACCTATACCCAGCTATCGTGATTATTGGTCGTCCAGAATTGAACTTAGAGATGATTATATAAGTACTGCTATGTTCAGGGATCGCTTTGGCTGGTTGTTAAGCAACTTACATTTGAATAACAACGCAACTGAACCGAAAAAGCAAGATGACGATTATGACAAGCTTTACAAAATTCGCCCACTCCTTGATGCCTTATAAAATTCTTATCAAAATTCATTTATGCCAAGTGAGTACCAAGCCATAGACGGATCTATGATACGATTCAAAGGAAGAAGCAGCATTCGACAACACATGCCGATGAAACCGATCAAGAGGGGATACAAGGTATGGGTAAGAAGTGACGAAACAAGATTTATGTcgcaatttcaaatttatacgGGTAAAGTTTCAAATCTTACTGAAAAATCCTTAGGTGCCAGGGTTATAAAGGgttataaaggtttttttaactCGGTTGAACTGCAAAACAGTTTACTGTTGGAAGGCATTTATGCATGTGGAACCGccagaaaaaatagaaaaaatatgccAAACGACTTGCGTGACGATAAGCATTTGAAAAGAGGAGAATCGGACTATCGGGTATCTACAGGAGGAATCGGGTATCTACGGGTAGCCTTGAAGTGGATGGATAGAAAAAGCGTTctttttatttcacattttcaCTATCCTGCCAACCTGGAAACTGCCTCCAGAAGAAAAAAAGACGGCTCTAAAGAAGATGTAGAATGCCCATCACTTGTTAACGATTATAACCAGCACATGGGGTACGTCGACAAGTTTGACATGTTAAAGTCACTGTATGAAATAGATAGGAAGTCACGAAAATGGTggcaccgatttttttttttggtactttgTGGATGCTACAGTCATTAATTCCTACATCATCAAACAAAGAATGCCAAATACTATGACCTTGAAACAGTTTCGGCTTTCTGTAGTGAGTGGCTTAGTTGGTTCAAATCCAGAACAAGCGAAACGTCGTCGGAAAAGTGCAGAGAAACCCCCAAATAAATTCAAACCTCTTGTAcctcaagaaataaaatacgATAAAAATGCTCATATGCCCATTCACACTACTTCTCTTAGATGTGCCCAATGCAGTAGCCGCAAGGAACCACATCGAACCGTATGGAAGTGCTCAACATGTAACGTCGGATTATGCCTGAAAGATGTAAGAAACTGTTTTTACGATTTCCACAAACCATAGTGAGTGACTAGTGGTTAGTCCAGATAACATTCAAAAatagacatttattttttttatactattttatgttcaaatacccatttaaataaagattttttggtAGTAACTGTTTTCTccgtaatttaattaattccgtCCTTAAAGCGTTAATATCCTtggtatcaatttaaaattgtgtttttctattgaggttgATCCAATTACgtttaaaaacataatagtcATTTCATAATGCCGCTATTTTATATAacttatattgtaaaaatacaGAAATGTGATCTTTGTGGTATATCTTTGTCTCAGTTCTtaaatatcctcggtatcaatttaaaattgtatttttctattatGGCTTTTctaattacgtatgaaaacactcatcttataataattttttgcttatttttaaactgcgtccaggatataggtcttaggaaaGCCAAAAACTCGACTTAGTTTTTCGGACACATCATTGTCTctgttctttaatatcctcggtatcaatttaaaattgtgtttttctattgaggttgATCTAATTACGTTTAAAAACAGTCATTTTATAATGCTTTATAAATCAACGGTATTACTGTTTTAATAACGTTGCTTTATATAATTTACTATACATAAATGTGATCTATGTGATATATAAACTaacaaattaattcttttttaaataatacaataataagtAACAGTTTTAATCTTAGATAAAAAAAactcctaattaaaaaaaaatacagtaattaatcttaacagattttttattaaataaaatcggaTCCTATTAGAGGCTTAACAAAAGAAACGCCTCAAAACAAATGAAACCTATAAAAGAAAAACGTCCGCCTTTAAGTAACCCTTTAGTTTTATTGCATGCAATTTGGACATTTACTAGTCGATATAAAACTGGCCATAAACGGTGTAAACCTGAAAATTATTCTAGTCAAACCTCTTGTTGGTTTATTGcctctaaaaataaattaacttaaattgGCACTAATATTtgtaagtaataaatctaattcAGATCGTcaataatttagtaaataagAACTACAGCTATTACTATTTTTCTTTATGGGAAAAAATATAGATCATCTATAAGAATTTTCGATTCCAAATATTGAAGTTATCAAATTAGACATGTTTGTAAACTCTGTAAACAAAACCaggttttagtttttatacatattattaatactttataTGTTCTATTATTGATGTTttgttaatgaaaaatttttgtcaagatcgctaaatttaatttttctttcgagTATTATATTAGTTATAAAATAGACATaagctcaaaaaattaatcatgCCGGTAAGTAGCATTACAGCACATTTATCCTGGAACTTCTTGAGTTATAGGAATTATTGGCTCAATATATCATTTTATCTGTAAAAGTCTAATGggcaaaaatgtattaatacaacgttatttagatttatgccgaaaataattgaaattctggaaaagttgatagttttaaCAAATCATAAATGCAATGAAATATATATCGACGAAGAAACCTTGAACAAACCTAGACCCATTATCATATAAAACAGAAAAGcggcaatttaaatttaaagttttgtaaGTGTAAGAAGTTGAAATGTTTTTCTGTTGTAAACGAAGAAACGCGTCGTATAATTTTGCGTGAATTCAATAATTCTTTATCATCATACAATGAGCAGAACTCGTATCTTGCCGGACTAATTTCCGTAGTGCCCATTCAGCGACGACGACCCCGTAAACCGCAAAATGAAGTCACTAAGTTTAATCAGTCATCATACAAATATAAAGTTAGAGCCTTGGGGCAAGACGGTGTCACTTCTGACCTTCAGATATGCTTCAAAGCGTTCCTGTTAATTCACGGAATAAGTGGGCGGCGTGTCCAAACAATTCAAAGGTCATTAAAAATGACAGGTGTTTCTCCAGTTGACAACAGAGGTAAGCACAGAAATAGACAGCATGCTCTGTCCAAGGAAACAACTGCAAAGCAGCACATCTCGTCTTTTAAATCCCGTAGCAGCTATTACAGCTTAAGTAAGTCCAAGAAAACGTATCTATCGGAGGAcctaaatgttgcaaaaatgcataaactgtttaaacaaaaacatcatGATATGAAATTATCTCACGACAGCTAtcgagaaatttttaacaagaacTTCAACATTAGTTTTGGGTACCCTCGCTCAGATACCTGTTCTTTCTGTGACGAGATAAAcgtcaaaatacaaaattttcaatcaaaaCTCTCAAAGACGGAAAAAAAGTACTGCTGAAATTCTCAGAGAACTGAAGAAACTGCAACTGGATAAAGATATTCATTTGAGGAAAGCAGATACCTTTTACAAAAGGAAAACAGCTGCGAAGAATGAGAGAAGAAAGACAATGGAAATGGAATCAATATGCATCGATTATGCCAAGAACTTGCCAGTTCCAAACATTTCCACAAATGACGTGTATTATTGCCGAcaatttacacatttattattcacattttatCGGATAATCAAGCTATTTTCTATACGTATCCAGAAATAAAAGGCAAAAAGCGAAGCTCGAATGTTTGTTCGTTATTGCATCATATGCTGTACAATCATCTAAATCAGCAAACGAGGAAACTAAACATTTTCTGTGACTCATGCccaggacaaaataaaaactggacTATGTTTAGATACTTGCGTTATGTTACACATTTCCAGAAACGTTTGGACTTTATTGAAATGGCATTTCCGATTCGAGGCCATTCATATATGGAGTACGACAAGGACTTCGCCGCAGTGAATCAAAAGCATAGAGCAGAAATACCGCAAGACTAGATAGATGCTTTCGAGTCAAGTCGGAATAAACCATCGCCctttaaaactgaaaatgttCAACAACACTTTTTCCTGCAATGGGAAGTGcttctaaatacattttacgaaaaaaatgtCCCTTTCCAACTAGAGTTATtagggaaataaaattttcaaatgaaaatCCAAGGCTTGTGTATTTCCGGACAACATTCAACAGGGAGTGGCAGTCAGCTGATATCGTCGGAAAACCATTGGTGCCAAACAATCGGGGGGAGTTTGAATTACCTGGAATTTCTTACGAAGGTATAAATTTGTATGCATTTTCCGATGAGATTTTACCTTATCCAGTTTGTCTTGTTTCAGGTCTACTCCCTTTATCAGGTGTTAAGTTTAAAGATCTAACTAAGCTTGCAAGATTTTGTGGAGAATCGGCACAGGAGTACATTTGCAGCCTGCCACACAATtgagaatttctattttatttcgtaGTTTTCATTTTGTCACCAaacaataaagatttatttttcaaaattgagcttttattgaaaaaccgTATAAGTTCTTGATAATAAGAGGAAATATCGATGAAAGTCACTGGACCCTCATCTTTCTTTCTCAGTTTTTTGCGATCTCTgctagaattttttgttttttattgttctagagccttacaattttttttcgggTACTAACGCCGTTGAACTACCCAATAGTACATATTTATTCATTGAATAGTTTTTACGCTGAATAATGGtttcaaacttaattttatcgatatttcgATATTATGTTTCATGGACTTTCATCCTTATTCCCCCTGGCTCTTCAGTTGTTTGTCAttatttgtcatttatttaaagaGTATGGTTTATATGTATTCGCATTATCAAAAtagagaataattatttttacctacgattttttcattcattcgttttttttttattttttcgttggTTTAATATCAACTGTTGCCGTTAACACaatctgtttttgaatttttttaactctaaaaaaatcttctaaattatttattttgactattGGTAATCTCTTTATTGAATTCTCaacttttaaataacaaaaaattattatttgataaaaaattctaGATGTTCTAAATTATGAATACTTACACACTTTATTGCGTACAAAAGGCTTAAATTAACCGATTGTTAAAAGCGAGTTAGCTATGGCTCGAAGAAATCTCAAGGGGAGCATGAAAATTAAGCTAAGCAGATATTTACTCAATAATCCCCAAAACGGACGTGACTATAAATATATCAGACGTTAATCTGATGAGGAATTTAATTAAGGATTAGAAGAGCGAACCTTTAGGTCTAGAAATATATGAATGTCATATAGGAACCAcatacaagaaaataattttaaaataagttgatgattgtattataatattaaccAATTGAGTCTAAGGTCTAAAGTGCTAtgctatttattttaagcacaatttgatttataaaaaggtaatatttatttattattaccaaATTATTGCAATAATTATTATGGAAAGAGTATTGTTTGCAATGTAGCAATTGTTTCTGTCTAGAAActagaaaacattaaaaaggaTAAAATCGTTGATAatcttttgtaaattaaaatttgcttttaaactatttaaatatactatgGATTTATAGGGTTTAGGTTTTATAAGGATTTAGTCTTGCAATAGAGTTTCTTCAATATTTGATGACTCAACATATTTTGCATTGTTAACAATTTTATCGTTTttactgaatttaatttttccataccAAAGCTAAATGTccttgcaattttatttttcataggtTTATCTATAGAAAATGGACAGTAAGTTTAATCTTTAACCACATATCACTAAGAAGTGAATTATTTTgatattgtatttttcttacgtagttcTACGATCGTCTACGATAATTGGGTATAATGATTGTCTATATTAGATTTTACTATGTGTTGAAAAAAGGCTGCAtccttttattttcagttttttttactaGATATTTAATTACGATTATCAATTCTTTTGGTTAGAAATAATCTTAAATTGTGACAAAGAGTAATTCttaacctttttatttttttattatcttggAAGTCTGTTTTTATTATGTAGTCTTACTCATAGAACGCTTGCAAAACTTGTTATTCTTCCTGTGATAAAGCTTCGGTTGTAAGAGgcgtatttattaaataaatataattttctgtaaattatGTTCTGAAAATGACATAATTCTTGTAAATTATTGGAAGACTGTAAAACATAAGCATACTAAAGTTATGTCGTATTTTAAGTTAGggtttactaaaaaatttattgtaacaAGTATGCACTCCCTCTGGCAAATTAAATTAGGTTAATTAGGTTCCCTAGAAAGTATTTTCCAATCCGTGTccatatgaactttttttcgacgttttctatctaccattgaagtttgtaacatgatcaacagaacaccctgtatattatgttaaatatgACAAAATTCATTAAAGTAAATGGAAGCATATCAGATAAACCGCTAATTTAGTGATAAATTATGAATTATTGTCGCTAAAAAATCCGCTGCCTGCTAAGATAAGTTTTAACCCGCTAAGCTACAAATTATTCTGCTAAATGTAGCAGGAAGTCCACTATGTTGGCAACACTGACTTTGGTGTTATTTTAAAGTCATACTTTATTTTATACCGTGGCGCCATCTCACAGTCCTGCTTTAAAACATACATTAAGGTAGCTGGAGTCATTTAGAGAACCAgtataaaaatctttataaatcTAACTTTATCCAgcattttttcttcttcttcttttgatgtttcttcttcttcatgtGCTGAATGAAAGATATAACCGATTTGTTCTCCTATAAAGGCCTGAAAGAAATTACCGAATTTTTTACAGTCTTAACTAAGTTACTAAGCTAGTTACTAACTTAACTAATAAGcaaatctcatccatttttcacaaagagaccgacgtatacaacagacgaaaaataatgaaaaacacaaagtcagtaaaagtaaaagtaaacaTGGTGAAagatgtttatttactgttttgccaacgttagtggctttttaaggcctgatgatgctctgaatagagcgaaacacgtgtagctttaagtaaatgttgtgagaccgtgactttgtgtttttcattgtttttcgtctgttaaCTTAACTAAGTTACTTCAATCTATAGTTTTCCTTTTCCTTCTTTCTAACAACATccactgcctggaagagattaTTGTTTCATTTACAGACAGTTCATTAATTTTATCCTGCAtgccttcttcttctttttctttcgcTTGTTTCTCTtctttagttttagttttaaccGGCTAACCTACAAATTATTCGGCGAAATCTAGCAAGAAATCCACTGTGTTGGCAACATTGACTGTTCAGTGCTACTTTAAATCATGAATTAAGGTAGTTGGAGTCGAAAAGTTAATCCTAGTTTTTTAGCGATTTATAGATCACCAGTATGAGAATCTTTATAATacttaatatactttttaaagtACATATTGTAACACAatccataaaaattatttagtaaatcTGCACTGGCATGATCTTCACACGGAAATAAAGGAGGCGATATAACTGATCGGACTATCGatctactttttaatttaagtagtGAGAAATTATACACAGTTTAAATTGTCCATACCTTTTTTGATCTACTTGATACAGgacgtttaattaaaaaaaaccttctgGATTATTGTTAAATCAATCTGCTTATAGTGTAGAGGCGAGAGATTTAATTATCTCTTTACCCACCCATTGATCTGTCCTTGAtctgtactttttttaaagaacttatttaaaaaaaaacacaatattttataatcttTAGAAACTTTATGGGAAAGTCACATAACTCACTTACGTGTACTTTTTTGCGTTTTACCAATGCTAAAATATTCTCAAAGGAACTCGGAGATTTTCATTCCGTATTAATGTAAAAATTCCAACCTTAAACCCTCGAAATGCCTGCTTATGATCGAAGGACTCAAAGGAGGTATAAAGAGAATAGAGCCGTGCTCTACGCCCACTGGCGGCCGCTAGACGAAACATTCGAAAACCAAGAATACATTTTCCCTCGTCAGTAGTCTACGGGCGTTTGAGTGAAACAAAACCTTTGCGAATTCTACTTCCGAGTTTTACCGATGAGTTTTCGTCAGTGAGCTGTCTGGTTCAGCGCGAAGTTTTCCGCATTTCGAAAAACTTGGATTTATACGTTACGGAGCTATAAACGGAGAGGATTGTGAGTTTTAACAAGAAAtataagaaacttaaaaaaacttgaaaattagGGTCATTGTAGTTAGAGTGATATAGTGCAGGTATTTACTCCGTTGAGTTTTGACAGTTACCTAATCGTCTTGGGAAATAACTATCCCTTAGGTAagatattatattatgtatGGGTTATTTCATTTATATGAAATAGGTTGATGCAGTATAGTTAGTGAGGCAATATACCAAATGGGTGcaacaagttttaatttataaaaatatttatatgagttttcaaattttttttgttatttagggttaaaaattatacttttcacttttatcttatttataaaaaatgaaaacttcaGTAAAAAAACGGACTATTTAATATGTATGAAATTATGTTAATTTAGTTCgttattaatttcaatttgtGCTGTTTTTGACACGCAATTTAAATAAGGGGGTggctttttttttggtttctacgTTGCCTTGCTAATATACTCTCAGGATTTTAACCTTTAGGGTTGTGGGTACATTAAACTATTATATGacctaaaaatgaaatattttatttataatatactcaaaaacctcaaaataaaaagatgaaatatgtagttgtatatatttttgatagcCCATGAATTAGGTAAAAATAACGAGGTCTTAGAAGTTTAAGTTGAGATTCGACAAAAATCGGAATCGGGTCAATAAAACAGCATTGAAGTTAagaatgtttgttatttgcCGACGTTTTGACCGAAATCAGGTCATCCGTACAGCATTCCTAGTTatccaataaattaaaaaaaaatagaatacaGTGAAAACTTATTAAACTTTTGCACATAAATTAGTGCAAAGCATAATTTGatgtcaattaaaaatactttactaGAACCGAAATTgccattttcataaaaaaaagaaaccattccactgttttattttgttacagaCCCATATATGTTTTTACGTAAtatatttggttttaatattCTAGAATAAATAATGACTGTTTAATCGGGGATATTTATTTTCTagcaaaattttcatttattttttagtttacgTTTAGTTACTATAACGCTAGGTTTGATTCATGATAATTCCGGGATTTTTTGGGCTTACCCTTGagaatttaacaatttttctagtaataaatatataatttttttcacattttaggtatttataatttaggttgaaattctaatattttaaaacctttacaacatattaaattaaagaaatttgatgCTAAAGCTATCACGAGTATAAGAAGAATTAGCAcgacacttttaatttttttcaatacagggatattttgaaagaaaaataatgtattttttggcAACAAATGTAGTAACTTTGAccgatttaaaaattaaacttttcatgAGTATGGCCCAATAGAAGACGAAACTTTGGcaaatatgtatttttgttGCGTTGTTTTATTgctctaaatttattatttaaaaatacgataaaataattaacatttattatcaTTAGAAAATTTAGTCTATTGGGTAGacgatttttagaaaaaatgaggTCATGGTTGTGGGTGGAAAGCTAAGTGGCATTtacgaaaaaatttttaatatagaatatGAATCCTGGATTAAAATTGTCCCACTAGTACATAACCCTATTTGAGCTTAATTTTCCATTATGATGATGATCTACCACGACATATGTATCATGATCTACCAAAGTGCAGGTTTTACTCGAAGGATTAGATAAATTTCTAAccttacttttttaaagtttaaggtaAGGTGTGTTTTTATTGCATTGATTATTTTCGTACATATCTATGGAAGTATGACAATAAAGTTGTATTATTTCGTTATTATCACAGGTTTTAATTGGGATTTAGGTCTTTGGTTATATTACTTTTAGTTACTTTTAGTATACTTTTGGTTATATATCATCATCGAATCATCGCTATATTTCAACGTAGAATTTATgagaggaataattatttcgtTAATGGAATTAACTTAATGTAGGTGATATATGTGGtgataaataaaattgcaccgtttagttttaatcttctcctaAGATCTTTATTacagaaacacgtgtcgagtATGTATTTTGCATGACGTgcccaaattttaaataaattagttccTCTCATCGTAAAAGcactttataatgaaataacTAGATATGCTTCCATGAATTAAGGCACAAAAGACACCTGGCTGATTCAGAGTTTAGCCTATTTCGATGTTTTCTAATTACTAATGATACCTTTGAGAAAAGTATCTATGCGGGAACTGATGTTGCCATAGTACTTAAAACGTCCTTTGCCATTTTGGATAAGGTGGGGTAAGAAAATTCGTGTTTATGCCACCATTCGAGAATATTTGTAATTTCTTCTGCCCTCCTAGAAGATAAATATTCGTCAATTTCCTGCCTCCAGATAGTTGGTAATAAAGATAGGCCTTGTTGagatgtattaaaattttttccaaaatccaTATCGAACTCATCGTCATCATCATAATTACTGCCTTAAATATATGTAGATGTactaggttttaaaaaatctggatTAATCCTCTTTGATTTGTCCTCGATTACagtataatagttatttttgtaaatttcttcaAATTGTTTCACAGCAGTTTCCTCTAAATCTTTGCCCCAATCTGCAAacgaaaaacctttttttttagacGCGGATCCAAAATAAGGGAAACGCAATATATTCAgagctaaaataaatttttcatccATGGGGCGTCGATCATTTTTAtcattaagtttaaataacCATTTTTCTAGTTTATCAACTAGTAGGTTTATACCAACTATAACCATTGATAAAGTGCAATATTGGTCTCCCCCAAGTTTGTCAGACAaacttttaaaaggttttaagtattttacaaGATTTTCTATCAAAAGCCATGTTTGTTCGTCAATTTTATATTGAGCAAAATCTTTATTTGTATCACACATAATAGTTCAAGGAACCTTATATTTTAAAGCCCAGTTAAGCATTTCGTAAGTCGAGTTCCATCTCGTTTTCACATTAATTATTGGtgataagtttttaaaatttactgtgCTACAACATAacttaaatttgttttgttgttgttcagattttttaattttttttagcataaGTCTAAGGTTATTTGTAATGTTgcaatttatgtttatattatcgctttttaataaatctgattCTTCATCTGTGCCAAATTCGTCCTTACTATTGGTCTATGCAATTATTGCCATTATGAGACCGAATAAAATAAGTTAGTGAGTGATTCCCCGAAAAAAGCAAGAACAAGAAGTGCAAGACAAGAAATCTTGCTTTTTACATCACTAGTTGAAAGAGTCAACTTTGGTTCCATATCTGTAGATTAGGTGTAAGGGTGCTTTTTTCATCCTTTTATTACTGAATTCGAGAGTATACAAACTTCTCAAAGAACATTTTAACTTGAGCTGAGTTTCGTGGGCATAAATAAGATCCTGAGAGGCAATCTAGAAAACTCAACTTCATTTTCGAAAAACGACTAATTAATGACTGAATTTTGTCCATTGGAAGTACCGACAGGAATCAGAAGTTCACATAAGAATCCTGATGGCATCCTCTTCTTTTTCTGATGAAGACCTAAAGTTTTTGGAGGTCAAAGAACTTGGAAATGCAGAAGGAAATtgaagaatttcattaaaatacaatttttttataaaataaatataaacgtAATAAATTTCTAAGATAATTCAGGGATATTTTAGGTATTCCTTTGAGAATTTAATggaattgcatttttattaatcGAAAAGCATAATAACTTACTTAAATAAAGACCAGcaatttaacaattttgctagtacttataataagataattttttacattttcagtcattatatattaaaaaaaaaaggtatttttaactACTGTTAAGCTTACGTATAGGACGCatggaatgtttttttttggtcctTAGTAAAATTGACGAGTAATTAAGACTAGTAAAATTTGCATGTCCAAATCCAGGAAAATTCCTACCAAgaaaattaatgtaataaaaagcATAACAATTTACgctccttaaatttaaatttcccgccttATATTAAATTCGAATATCCCACGTCTTTCTTAGCATCACTCAGTCGGTATTGTAACTATCTGCAATATTGATTATTcataattatttctcaaaaagttCCAATGGCTATAAAGGGTGCGCTGTAGTCGCGTCATAAACGTGATGCCATCTcgtatacattttattaacttttattcttattttgctTTCTCTATGTGTAGTAACTCCGCACTTGCACTACTCTAACTGCTTCAAGCTTCGTACTTTGCGTTCTAAAAACATCCGGTATAAGATAGATGCTTTTGCTCTTGCATATGTTACACCGAATTTGTGTAA
The genomic region above belongs to Anthonomus grandis grandis chromosome 6, icAntGran1.3, whole genome shotgun sequence and contains:
- the LOC126737652 gene encoding piggyBac transposable element-derived protein 4-like; the encoded protein is MPSEYQAIDGSMIRFKGRSSIRQHMPMKPIKRGYKVWVRSDETRFMSQFQIYTGKVSNLTEKSLGARVIKGYKGFFNSVELQNSLLLEGIYACGTARKNRKNMPNDLRDDKHLKRGESDYRVSTGGIGYLRVALKWMDRKSVLFISHFHYPANLETASRRKKDGSKEDVECPSLVNDYNQHMGYVDKFDMLKSLYEIDRKSRKWWHRFFFLVLCGCYSH